A region of the Candidatus Rokuibacteriota bacterium genome:
CGGCATCGCCCCTCTCGCGGCGCGGCGGGCGAGGACACTCTCGGGCGGCGAGGCTCAGCGCGTGGCGCTGGCCCGGGCGCTCGTGCTGGAGCCGGAGCTGCTCCTCCTGGACGAGCCGTTCGCGGCGCTCGACCAGCCGACGCGCGAGACGCTCATGGAGGAGCTGGGCGCGATCCTCCGCGCCGATGGGATCGCCACGGTGCTCGTGACCCACGATCGGGGGGAGGCGCTGGCGCTGGGCGATCGCGTGGCCGTCCTCATGGGCGGCCAGCTGCTCCAGGTGGACGAGACGGCCCAGGTCTTCCGCGCCCCGGTCTCCGAGGAGGTGGCGCGCTTCGTCGGCGTGGAGACGATCCTGCACTGCCCCGTGATCGGGCGCGACGGCGAGCTGTCGCTGCTGGAGGCGGGCCCGCGGACCATCGAGGTGGCCCAGCCTGCGGAGCCCGGCGAATGGGTGCGGCTCTGCCTGCGCCCCGAGGACGTGACCCTGGCCGCGGGCGCGCCTCCCGCGGGGTCGTCGAGCGCCAGGAACCGGCTCCCCGGGACCGTGGCGCGCCTGATCCCCGCCGGTCCCCATGTTCGCGTCATCGTTGACTGCGGTTTCCCGCTGGCGGCGCTCGTGACTCGCCGCTCCGTGGAGGACTTGCGTCTCGCCGAGGGCGCCGCGGTCACGGCACAGTTCAAGGCCACGGCCCCGCACCTGCTCCGCTCGCGCAAGGCCTGATGCCGCCTCGCCAACGCCTTGACGCCCCGGAATCTCCGGGGGTATAAGCGTAGCTAGAAGGGTCGCTGGGTGGTCTCGAAACCCCGTTCCAAGGAGGTTCCCGCATGGCTGACTCGGAGCCCCTGATCGAGCGTCTCGCCACCGAGAATCACGAGTTCCGGAAGCTCCGCGAGGAGCACAGGAAGTACGAGGCGGAGCTGGCGACGCTCAACAGCCGCGCGTTTCTTTCCGCCGACCAGCAGTGGCGGGTCAGCGAGCTGAAGAAGCTCAAGTTGATCGCGAAGGACAGGATGGAGGTCATCGTGCGCCAGGCGCGAGCCGGCGCGCACGCCTGAAGGGACCCGTCGAGTAGCCCGTTCCATGCGCTCCTCCCGGGCGAGGCCCGGCTTTCGCGGCCTCTCCCACCTCACTCCGGCGGGTGATGCGCGGATGGTGGACGTCTCAGCCAAGGCCGAGACCGCCCGCGAGGCCGTTGCCCGGGTCACTCTCAGGCTGCGGCCTGCCACGCTGGCCGCCGTGCGCGCGGGCCAGGTGGCCAAGGGCGATGTCCTGGGCGTGGCCCGCACCGCCGGGATCCTGGCGGCCAAGCGCACGCCGGACCTGATCCCCCTCTGCCACCCCCTCAGGATCACCGGCGCGGAGGTGAGCTTCGCCCTCGACGTCCGGCGATCCTCCATCACCGTCGAGGCGCGCGTGCGCACGCTGGACAAGACCGGCGTCGAGATGGAGGCGCTCACCGCGGCCGCTGTGGCCGGACTCACCGTGTACGACATGGTCAAGGCGGTGGACCGCGGCGTGGTGCTCACCGACCTGTGCCTCGTGGAGAAGTCGGGCGGCAAGTCCGGCCACTGGACCAGGCGCTCCCGGCCGTGAAGACCGCGGTGATCTACTCCGACGCGTGGCAGCGCTTCGACTACGGGCCGGAGCACCCGCTGCGCATGGAGCGCCTCGGCCTCACCTGGCGCCTCATGGAGAGCTACGGCCTCACCACTCTGCCGCGCGCGAAGGTCCTCGCCCCCCAGCTCGCTGACGTCGAGGCCGTGGGGCGCTTTCACGGGCGCGAGTACATCGAGACCCTCCGGGCCGTGGGCGCGGGTGACTGGGTGCCCCATGCGGCGCGCTTCGGGCTCGGCCCCGGCGACAACCCGATCTTCCCGGGGCTCTGGGAAGCGGCCCAGCTCGTGGCGGGCGGGTCGCTGCAGGCCGCCGCGCTGGTGGCCGAGGGCGAGGCGGACCGAGCCTTCCACTTCGCGGGGGGCCTCCACCACGCGATGCCCGACCGCGCCAGCGGCTTCTGCTACGTCAACGACGCTGTGCTGGCGATCATGGCGCTCCGCCAGCGCGGCCTGCGGGTGGCCTACGTGGACATCGACGCCCACCACGGCGACGGCGTGCAGTTCGCGTTCTACGCCGACCCGAACGTGCTGACCATCTCCACCCACGAACGCGGCGACCGGCTCTTCCCCGGCACGGGGTTCGTGGAGGAGATGGGCGCGGGGCCCGGGCTCGGCTTCTCGGTCAACCTGCCGCTGCAGCCCTTCACCGACGACCAGGTCTACGAACCGGCGTTCGAGGCGGTGGTGCCGCCGCTGCTCGCCGCCTTCCGGCCCGACGTGCTCGTGCTCCAGCTCGGCATCGACTCCCACCGGACCGATCCGCTCACCCATCTGAGCCTGTCGGTCCAGGGCTTCACGCGCGCCGTCACGCGGCTGCTCGAGCTGGGGCCGCGGGTGGTCGCCCTCGGTGGGGGCGGCTACGACCTGGTCAACGTGGCGCGGGCCTGGACGGCCGCCTGGGCGGCGATGAACGAGGTCCGGCTCGCGCCCGGGCTGCCCCCGCAGTCGCATGCCGACATGGCGCGGCTCGGGCTCGAGACCCTGGCGCTCTGGGATCCGCCCGCGGAGCTGCCGGCGGAGACGCGGTGCTGGGCCGAGGAGTACGCGCAGCGTCAGGTGCGGGCGATCCGCGAGAAGATCTTCCCGTTCCATGGCCTCTGAGGCACGGGGAGGACCCCGCCGTGATTGCGCTGGAGATGACGGCGGCCCCATGGTGTACGCGAGCCGCGGGCGACCCTGCTGGTAGTGTGGGAGAGCGGAGGGACTCATGGCGCGATTCCTGGTCGTGGTGCCGCCGGACCTGCCCGATGTGTACGCCGAGCTCACCCGCGAGCTCTCGGGCGAGGACGTGGGCGTGATCGTCGATCGCCGGCTCGGCCAGCGGCGCCAGCGCTGGGCCATCACGAGACCGGCGGAGCGGCGCCGCCTCGAGCGCCGCGGCCGGCCGGGCCATCCCCCGGGCAGAGGTCCGAGCCCAGGCGATCCGCCCGGGGCTCCCGGGTAGTCCATCGCGGCTCGCCGCAGCCCCCGGCCGCCTGCTGCCCTCAGCGGGCCGCTCGCTCCCCCGATACCCCTGTCTCGGCGTGTTAGAGTGAGGCCATGCGCGGCGCGCTCATCACGTTCGAGGGGGTCGAGGGGTCAGGCAAGAGCACCCAGTGCGCGAGGCTTGCCGAGCATCTCCAGGGCCTGGGCCGGCACGTGGTGCGGACGAGCGAGCCCGACGGCACCGCGCTCGGCCTGGCCATCCGTGCTCTCTTCGAGGTGGAGGGCACCCCGCCGACCCCCCTCGCCCAGGTCTTCCTCTTCATGGCGGCGCGCCAGCAGCACGTGGCCCAGGTCATCCGCCCGGCGCTGGCCCAGGGGGCCGTCGTCCTCTCCGACCGCTACGCCGACGCCACGGTCGCCTACCAGGGCTACGGGCAAGGGCTGGATCTCCTGACCATCCGCGACCTGAACGCGCTGGCCACGGGCGGCGTGCTCCCGGACCTCACCCTGGTGCTGGATCTGGAGCCCGGCGCCGGCATGCGCCGGATCGCCGGCCGGCGGTTCGACGCCTTCGAGCGGATGGACCTTGCCTTCCACCAGCGCGTGCGCGAGGGGTATCTCGAGATCGCGCGGGCCGAGAAGAACCGCGTGGTGGTGCTGGCTGCCGACCGGGGCGCGGAGGCGCTGCACGCCGAGATCGCGCGGGCCGTGGAGGCCCGCCTGGGCGCGTTCGAGGGCAGCCAGCCCCGCTGAGGATTCCATGACCGACGCCTTCGCGAACATCAGGGGCCAGGACGCCGCCGTCGCCCTGCTCCGCCGGGCGGTCGCCACGGAGCACGTGGCCCACGCCTATGCCTTCGTGGGCCCCGCGGGCTGCGGGCGCAAGACGACGGCGCTCGCCTTCGCCCGGGCGCTCGTTGCTCCCGCGGGCGGGCCTGGCGCCGATCGCATCGGGCGTGGCGCGCACCCCGACGTGCGGCTCGTCGCTCCGAGCCCGCCCGAGGACAGGCCGAAGGGGCCGCTGGCGGTGAGGATCGAGAGCATCCGTGAGCTGGAGCGCCTGGCGGCGCTCCGTCCGGTCGAGTCGCCGCTGAAGGTCTTCATCGTGGACGAGGCCGATCGGATGACCTCGGCGACGCCCCAGGCCTTCCTCAAGACGCTCGAGGAGCCGCCAGCGCACACGGTGATCATCCTGATCCTGGCCCAGCTCCGAGCCCTGCCGGCGACGGTGCTGTCGCGCTGTCAGGTGGTGCGCTTCCTCCCCGCAATCCCCGAGGGGAGCCTCGCGCTGCTCCCTGAGGCCTCCGGCGAGGCGCGCGAGCAGGCGCTCGGCTGGCTCCAGGAGGCCCGGGCCCGCGGGGGCGAGTCCATCCTCAAGAGCGGCGAGGCGGTGGGGCGCGACCGTGACATGGCCGAGTCCGTGGTCGAAACCTGGTGGCTCTGGTACAGGGACCTCCTCTGCGCCCGGGCCGGCGCCGGAGAGGGTTCCGCCGTGTTCCGTCACCAGGCGGACCGGCTCGCCGAGGGCATCGGCGCGCTCTCGCTGGATGAGATCGTCGGGGGCCTCAGCGCCTGCCGGGAGGCCTGGCAGGCGCTTCAAGGGCACGTGTCGCCGCGGCTCACGGTGGAGGTGCTCCTGAGCCGGCTGGCGCCGGGGACGACATAGGTGCGGCATGAGCGAGTTGACTGAGACAAAGGCGCCCGCCGGGGCGGAGGCCGCCTACCTGGTCGGCGTGAGGCTGCGCGAGCCGCTCCAGGCCGACGATTACCTCGCCGCGGACCCGGACCTGCACGTGGGGGGCTTCTGCGTGGTGGAAGGAGCCGGTGGCACCACCGTGGGAGAGATCCGCCGCCCGCCGCGTCCGCTGCCGGAATTCCTGCGCGACCGGCTGTACCGCCGCGTGGTGAGGCGCGCCATCGAGGCCGAGGTGAGCGAGTGGCGCGCGCGGCGCGGGCGCGAGGTGGGGGCGGTGGAGACCTGCCAGCGCATGTCCCGCGTCAGGGAGATCCACATGAAGGTGGTGGACGTGGCCATCGAGGCCTCCGGGCGCCGCGTCACGGTGTCCTTCACCTCGGAGGAGCGGGTGGACTTCCGGGATCTCGTGCGCGACCTCGCTCGCGAGTTCCACGCGCGGATCGAGATGAAGCAGATCGGCGCCCGCGACACCACCAAGCTCATGGACGGCATCGGCCCCTGCGGGCGCCAGCTCTGCTGCGCCGCGCACCTCAGGAAGTTCGATCCGATCTCGGTGAAGATGGCCAAGACCCAGGACATGCCGCTCACCGACGGGCGCCTGCTGGGCAACTGCGGCCGGCTCAAGTGCTGCCTCCTCTACGAGTTCTCGACCTATGATGAACTCCGCCACCGCTTGCCCAAGGCCGGCACGGTGTGCCAGGCCGAGTGCGGGGGGGGCGGTTGCATGACGGGAAAGGTCAAGTCACTGCGCGTCCTCAAGCAGTCGGTGGTCGTGGGCTTTCAGGACGGCACGGAGGCCGAGGTCCCGATCGAGCAGGTCACCTGGCAGGGACGGCCCCACATCAAGCCGTAGACCTACCGCTCCCGGCTGTCCGACAAGCTGGGGCTCAGAACGCGCGCGGAGCTGGTCCGCTTCGCCGCCGCGACCGGTCTTCTCGCCCTGGCGAGGGACCCGGCCCCGCCGCCCGGCTCGTAGCCTGTCGAGGGAGCCCGGTCAGCAGCAATCGGCGAGACGCCGCTGCCGCTCGGGAGTTTGCCCTGTGCCCAAGCACACGGCCACACGGCCTCCATGCTTGACGTGCGTGCTGCAACTGTGTAACTTTCAAGGCGCTGACCCTCCCATGACCCAGCGCACGTTCTACCTGACGACGCCCATCTACTACGTGAACGCGCGGCCGCACCTGGGACACGCGTGCACGACGATCATGGCCGACGCCATGTGCCGCTACCGCCGGCTGCGCGGGGACCGCGTCTACTTCCTCACCGGCACGGATGAGCACGGCGACAAGATCGCCCAGGCGGCCTCCCGGGCGGGCATGTCGCCCCAGGCCTATGCCGACGAGATCTCGGGCGCCTTCCGCGACACCTGGCAGCGCCTCGGCATCACCAACGACGACTTCATCCGCACGACCGAGACCCGCCACCGCACGGTGGTGCAGCGGATCCTCCAGACGCTGTACGAC
Encoded here:
- a CDS encoding ABC transporter ATP-binding protein, with the protein product MTAVVECVGVTVAHGARTALAVPSLAVAPAEILVVIGPNGAGKSTLLRVIGLLEAPTAGLVRFRGEPVTAQGGLAVRRRMASVFQAPLLVDASVRDNVALGLRFRGVEAGVASRRVARWLHRFGIAPLAARRARTLSGGEAQRVALARALVLEPELLLLDEPFAALDQPTRETLMEELGAILRADGIATVLVTHDRGEALALGDRVAVLMGGQLLQVDETAQVFRAPVSEEVARFVGVETILHCPVIGRDGELSLLEAGPRTIEVAQPAEPGEWVRLCLRPEDVTLAAGAPPAGSSSARNRLPGTVARLIPAGPHVRVIVDCGFPLAALVTRRSVEDLRLAEGAAVTAQFKATAPHLLRSRKA
- a CDS encoding DUF465 domain-containing protein, with amino-acid sequence MADSEPLIERLATENHEFRKLREEHRKYEAELATLNSRAFLSADQQWRVSELKKLKLIAKDRMEVIVRQARAGAHA
- the moaC gene encoding cyclic pyranopterin monophosphate synthase MoaC → MRSSRARPGFRGLSHLTPAGDARMVDVSAKAETAREAVARVTLRLRPATLAAVRAGQVAKGDVLGVARTAGILAAKRTPDLIPLCHPLRITGAEVSFALDVRRSSITVEARVRTLDKTGVEMEALTAAAVAGLTVYDMVKAVDRGVVLTDLCLVEKSGGKSGHWTRRSRP
- a CDS encoding acetoin utilization protein AcuC produces the protein MKTAVIYSDAWQRFDYGPEHPLRMERLGLTWRLMESYGLTTLPRAKVLAPQLADVEAVGRFHGREYIETLRAVGAGDWVPHAARFGLGPGDNPIFPGLWEAAQLVAGGSLQAAALVAEGEADRAFHFAGGLHHAMPDRASGFCYVNDAVLAIMALRQRGLRVAYVDIDAHHGDGVQFAFYADPNVLTISTHERGDRLFPGTGFVEEMGAGPGLGFSVNLPLQPFTDDQVYEPAFEAVVPPLLAAFRPDVLVLQLGIDSHRTDPLTHLSLSVQGFTRAVTRLLELGPRVVALGGGGYDLVNVARAWTAAWAAMNEVRLAPGLPPQSHADMARLGLETLALWDPPAELPAETRCWAEEYAQRQVRAIREKIFPFHGL
- the tmk gene encoding dTMP kinase; the protein is MRGALITFEGVEGSGKSTQCARLAEHLQGLGRHVVRTSEPDGTALGLAIRALFEVEGTPPTPLAQVFLFMAARQQHVAQVIRPALAQGAVVLSDRYADATVAYQGYGQGLDLLTIRDLNALATGGVLPDLTLVLDLEPGAGMRRIAGRRFDAFERMDLAFHQRVREGYLEIARAEKNRVVVLAADRGAEALHAEIARAVEARLGAFEGSQPR